In one Nicotiana tomentosiformis chromosome 6, ASM39032v3, whole genome shotgun sequence genomic region, the following are encoded:
- the LOC104113637 gene encoding uncharacterized protein yields the protein MENNSYEYSRKVMKDVSLQELRDRLAEFAKVRGWDQYHSPRNLLLALVGEVGELSEIFQWKGEVARGLPNWTSDDKEHLEEELSDVLLYLVQLADVCGLDLGQAALTKILKNAQKYPITKPT from the exons ATGGAGAATAATTCCTATGAATATAGTAGGAAAGTAATGAAGGATGTCTCTCTTCAGGAGCTTAGAGATAGGCTTGCTGAATTTGCCAAAGTTAGAGGATGGGATCAGTATCACAGTCCTAGGAATCTTCTTCTAGCTTTG GTTGGAGAAGTGGGAGAGCTATCAGAGATATTCCAGTGGAAAGGGGAAGTTGCAAGAGGACTACCTAACTGGACATCAGATGATAAGGAACATTTGGAGGAGGAACTGTCTGATGTTTTGCTATATCTAGTTCAGCTAGCTGATGTTTGTGGACTTGATTTAGGTCAAGCAGCTCTTACCAAGATTCTCAAGAATGCTCAAAAATACCCTATTACAAAACCTACTTAA